A single genomic interval of Ischnura elegans chromosome 3, ioIscEleg1.1, whole genome shotgun sequence harbors:
- the LOC124155636 gene encoding cytoplasmic polyadenylation element-binding protein 4-like isoform X3: MFRALRAAPPSPWLEEGFINCNTNALQSLAQLHELTDAFHRFPGKSPFFPGLDESGGGGGLLEETGGGGPPHPMDGGGGGHVLHGHSPQQGPNHPASQPPPPHHGGGQHHGGGGGGGGPMHPHAHHPHAHQHHPHHPHAHHHHHHHPPPPPSQQAPSPQQVRVQVQVPSSSVAQPPPAPPPPLGSPSRSSPHSQGSEAGERYSRKVFVGGLPPDIDEDEITASFRRFGPLVVDWPHKAESKSYFPPKGYAFLLFQDESSVQQLIDACIQDEDKLYLCVSSPTIKDKPVQIRPWRLSDADFVLDASMPLDPRKTVFVGGVPRPLKAVELAMIMDRLYGGVCYAGIDTDPELKYPKGAGRVAFSNQQSYIAAISARFVQLQHGDIDKRVEVKPYVLDDQMCDECQGQRCGGKFAPFFCANVTCLQYYCEHCWATIHSRPGREFHKPLVKEGADRPRAVPFRWC, translated from the exons GATTTATCAACTGTAACACCAATGCCTTGCAGTCTTTGGCTCAGCTTCATG AGTTGACCGATGCGTTCCACCGCTTTCCAGGAAAGTCGCCCTTCTTCCCCGGCTTGGACGAGAGCGGAGGGGGCGGAGGACTGCTGGAGGAGACGGGAGGAGGGGGCCCTCCGCACCCGATGGACGGAGGCGGGGGAGGGCACGTGCTCCACGGCCACTCGCCCCAGCAGGGCCCCAACCACCCGGCGTCGCAGCCGCCACCCCCGCACCACGGAGGGGGCCAGCACCAcggaggaggtggtggtggagggGGTCCCATGCACCCCCATGCTCACCATCCCCACGCCCACCAGCACCATCCGCACCACCCCCACgcccatcaccaccaccaccatcacccgCCCCCACCCCCATCCCAGCAGGCTCCTTCGCCTCAGCAGGTGAGG GTGCAGGTACAGGTGCCGTCGTCCTCGGTGGCGCAACCACCCccagccccccctccccctctcggCTCTCCATCGCGATCTTCACCTCACAGCCAAGGCTCAGAAGCTGGGGAGCGATATTCCCGGAAGGTGTTTGTGGGTGGCCTGCCTCCCGACATCGATGAAG ATGAGATCACGGCAAGCTTTCGCCGATTTGGGCCTCTGGTTGTTGATTGGCCTCACAAAGCCGAGAGCAAGTCTTACTTTCCACCCAAAGGTTATGCATTCCTGCTGTTCCAG GATGAGAGTTCAGTCCAGCAGTTGATTGATGCATGTATCCAGGATGAGGACAAGTTGTACCTTTGCGTATCATCTCCAACCATTAAGGATAAACCTGTTCAAATACGTCCTTGGCGTCTGTCTGATGCTGATTTTGTTCTGGATGCTTCAATGCCACTGGATCCCCGCAAGACCGTCTTTGTGGGTGGTGTACCGCGTCCATTGAAGGCTG TTGAGCTTGCAATGATCATGGACCGGCTTTATGGAGGAGTATGCTATGCTGGCATTGACACTGACCCAGAACTGAAGTATCCAAAGGGAGCTGGACGTGTAGCTTTCAGCAATCAGCAGAGCTATATAGCGGCCATCAGTGCTCGGTTTGTTCAGCTGCAGCATGGCGACATTGACAAGCGA GTTGAGGTGAAGCCCTATGTTTTGGATGATCAGATGTGCGATGAGTGCCAAGGTCAGCGATGTGGAGGGAAATTTGCTCCTTTCTTCTGTGCAAATGTCACATGCCTCCAG TACTACTGCGAGCACTGTTGGGCCACCATCCACTCTCGCCCCGGCCGTGAGTTCCACAAGCCTCTGGTGAAGGAAGGCGCTGACCGACCGCGAGCAGTGCCGTTCCGCTGGTGTTAG
- the LOC124155636 gene encoding cytoplasmic polyadenylation element-binding protein 4-like isoform X4, producing MFRALRAAPPSPWLEEGFINCNTNALQSLAQLHGKSPFFPGLDESGGGGGLLEETGGGGPPHPMDGGGGGHVLHGHSPQQGPNHPASQPPPPHHGGGQHHGGGGGGGGPMHPHAHHPHAHQHHPHHPHAHHHHHHHPPPPPSQQAPSPQQVRVQVQVPSSSVAQPPPAPPPPLGSPSRSSPHSQGSEAGERYSRKVFVGGLPPDIDEDEITASFRRFGPLVVDWPHKAESKSYFPPKGYAFLLFQDESSVQQLIDACIQDEDKLYLCVSSPTIKDKPVQIRPWRLSDADFVLDASMPLDPRKTVFVGGVPRPLKAVELAMIMDRLYGGVCYAGIDTDPELKYPKGAGRVAFSNQQSYIAAISARFVQLQHGDIDKRVEVKPYVLDDQMCDECQGQRCGGKFAPFFCANVTCLQYYCEHCWATIHSRPGREFHKPLVKEGADRPRAVPFRWC from the exons GATTTATCAACTGTAACACCAATGCCTTGCAGTCTTTGGCTCAGCTTCATG GAAAGTCGCCCTTCTTCCCCGGCTTGGACGAGAGCGGAGGGGGCGGAGGACTGCTGGAGGAGACGGGAGGAGGGGGCCCTCCGCACCCGATGGACGGAGGCGGGGGAGGGCACGTGCTCCACGGCCACTCGCCCCAGCAGGGCCCCAACCACCCGGCGTCGCAGCCGCCACCCCCGCACCACGGAGGGGGCCAGCACCAcggaggaggtggtggtggagggGGTCCCATGCACCCCCATGCTCACCATCCCCACGCCCACCAGCACCATCCGCACCACCCCCACgcccatcaccaccaccaccatcacccgCCCCCACCCCCATCCCAGCAGGCTCCTTCGCCTCAGCAGGTGAGG GTGCAGGTACAGGTGCCGTCGTCCTCGGTGGCGCAACCACCCccagccccccctccccctctcggCTCTCCATCGCGATCTTCACCTCACAGCCAAGGCTCAGAAGCTGGGGAGCGATATTCCCGGAAGGTGTTTGTGGGTGGCCTGCCTCCCGACATCGATGAAG ATGAGATCACGGCAAGCTTTCGCCGATTTGGGCCTCTGGTTGTTGATTGGCCTCACAAAGCCGAGAGCAAGTCTTACTTTCCACCCAAAGGTTATGCATTCCTGCTGTTCCAG GATGAGAGTTCAGTCCAGCAGTTGATTGATGCATGTATCCAGGATGAGGACAAGTTGTACCTTTGCGTATCATCTCCAACCATTAAGGATAAACCTGTTCAAATACGTCCTTGGCGTCTGTCTGATGCTGATTTTGTTCTGGATGCTTCAATGCCACTGGATCCCCGCAAGACCGTCTTTGTGGGTGGTGTACCGCGTCCATTGAAGGCTG TTGAGCTTGCAATGATCATGGACCGGCTTTATGGAGGAGTATGCTATGCTGGCATTGACACTGACCCAGAACTGAAGTATCCAAAGGGAGCTGGACGTGTAGCTTTCAGCAATCAGCAGAGCTATATAGCGGCCATCAGTGCTCGGTTTGTTCAGCTGCAGCATGGCGACATTGACAAGCGA GTTGAGGTGAAGCCCTATGTTTTGGATGATCAGATGTGCGATGAGTGCCAAGGTCAGCGATGTGGAGGGAAATTTGCTCCTTTCTTCTGTGCAAATGTCACATGCCTCCAG TACTACTGCGAGCACTGTTGGGCCACCATCCACTCTCGCCCCGGCCGTGAGTTCCACAAGCCTCTGGTGAAGGAAGGCGCTGACCGACCGCGAGCAGTGCCGTTCCGCTGGTGTTAG